From a single Kryptolebias marmoratus isolate JLee-2015 linkage group LG17, ASM164957v2, whole genome shotgun sequence genomic region:
- the LOC108247818 gene encoding CD63 antigen-like isoform X1, with the protein MCKFCSIKCWFIFFNCLFLASGVALITIGALQYSTYSQIGTFAGSGLSSGLSKVAIVLIAVGVAIAAVSLLGHFGAFLNNSSMVACFICILIIIILLEILTGAAFYVFRSRTALLQMNSGIDTKARLVIGAYSLENRHAVNRIQEKLFHCCGADSYTDWSRSVGWENHHAVPDSCCQEKSEGCGHNKEKVHKRGCIRAIKLFVLRNLVWVGGVCIALGVTEIFGVLVGLCLCLNIKQENNENLE; encoded by the exons ATGTGCAAGTTCTGCAGCATCAAATGTTGGTTCATTTTCTTCAACTGCCTCTTCTTG GCTTCTGGAGTCGCCCTGATCACCATTGGAGCTCTGCAGTACTCGACTTACTCCCAGATCGGCACCTTTGCAGGGAGCGGCTTGTCTAGCGGCTTGTCTAAAGTTGCTATAGTCCTCATTGCCGTGGGTGTCGCCATAGCCGCTGTGTCCCTCTTGGGTCATTTCGGTGCATTCCTTAATAATTCCTCCATGGTGGCTTGT TTCATCTGCATCCTGATAATCATCATCCTTTTGGAGATCCTCACAGGAGCTGCCTTTTATGTATTTCGCAGCAGG ACTGCCCTTCTGCAGATGAACAGTGGGATCGACACCAAAGCACGGCTGGTGATCGGCGCGTACAGCCTGGAGAACAGGCACGCCGTCAACAGAATTCAGGAAAAG CTGTTCCATTGCTGCGGGGCAGACAGTTACACAGACTGGTCCAGGAGTGTGGGCTGGGAAAACCACCATGCCGTGCCAGATTCCTGCTGCCAGGAGAAAAGCGAAGGCTGTGGACACAACAAGGAGAAAGTACACAAAAGG GGGTGTATCAGGGCCATCAAGCTCTTTGTGTTGAGGAATCTGGTGTGGGTCGGCGGTGTCTGCATTGCTCTTGGAGTCACAGAG ATTTTTGGAGTGTTAGTTGgtttatgtttgtgtctgaaCATAAAGCAGGAGAACAATGAAAATCTCGAGTAA
- the LOC108247818 gene encoding tetraspanin-9-like isoform X2: MCKFCSIKCWFIFFNCLFLASGVALITIGALQYSTYSQIGTFAGSGLSSGLSKVAIVLIAVGVAIAAVSLLGHFGAFLNNSSMVACFICILIIIILLEILTGAAFYVFRSRTALLQMNSGIDTKARLVIGAYSLENRHAVNRIQEKLFHCCGADSYTDWSRSVGWENHHAVPDSCCQEKSEGCGHNKEKGCIRAIKLFVLRNLVWVGGVCIALGVTEIFGVLVGLCLCLNIKQENNENLE; encoded by the exons ATGTGCAAGTTCTGCAGCATCAAATGTTGGTTCATTTTCTTCAACTGCCTCTTCTTG GCTTCTGGAGTCGCCCTGATCACCATTGGAGCTCTGCAGTACTCGACTTACTCCCAGATCGGCACCTTTGCAGGGAGCGGCTTGTCTAGCGGCTTGTCTAAAGTTGCTATAGTCCTCATTGCCGTGGGTGTCGCCATAGCCGCTGTGTCCCTCTTGGGTCATTTCGGTGCATTCCTTAATAATTCCTCCATGGTGGCTTGT TTCATCTGCATCCTGATAATCATCATCCTTTTGGAGATCCTCACAGGAGCTGCCTTTTATGTATTTCGCAGCAGG ACTGCCCTTCTGCAGATGAACAGTGGGATCGACACCAAAGCACGGCTGGTGATCGGCGCGTACAGCCTGGAGAACAGGCACGCCGTCAACAGAATTCAGGAAAAG CTGTTCCATTGCTGCGGGGCAGACAGTTACACAGACTGGTCCAGGAGTGTGGGCTGGGAAAACCACCATGCCGTGCCAGATTCCTGCTGCCAGGAGAAAAGCGAAGGCTGTGGACACAACAAGGAGAAA GGGTGTATCAGGGCCATCAAGCTCTTTGTGTTGAGGAATCTGGTGTGGGTCGGCGGTGTCTGCATTGCTCTTGGAGTCACAGAG ATTTTTGGAGTGTTAGTTGgtttatgtttgtgtctgaaCATAAAGCAGGAGAACAATGAAAATCTCGAGTAA
- the pus3 gene encoding tRNA pseudouridine(38/39) synthase, translated as MSESLIQRVKELEAELEKLRSQLEEEEESSGAGGDLMSNSCPDGNTDGTRYDGNTGSGRKDRKKSGKERPFDFAAHPQRHVALRLAYLGWAYQGFAVQENTDNTVEARLFEALLKTRLIQDRQSSNYHRCGRTDKGVSAFSQVITIDLRSTQFCGGLGVTLPENVDLGAKSKASTSELPYVKMLNRVLPQDIRILDWAPVAQGFSARFDCQSRTYRYYFPRGSLDVASMAEAAKRYEGTHDFRNLCKMDVGNGVLQFERTILSATVEPVQPQHESSADQYDLFVFEIKGLAFLYHQVRCMMAVLLLIGQKLEAPEIIDQLVDVKSNPRKPQYSMAVDYPLVLHDCHFEGVSWQLEADEVSHVLSSLQQHWTQSAVRTHVLHGMIRGLEQRGGAASNRCWLVEGSRQKNYRPLLQRPCCESLESRINHFVKRGRLEREEGEDGGETVHRGKRSKHSHNSSCPPDTSDTPKQNIDQKMEI; from the exons ATGTCAGAGTCATTAATACAGAGAGTTAAGGAGCTGGAGGCAGAGCTGGAGAAGCTCAGGtcccagctggaggaggaggaggagagcagtgGAGCAGGAGGTGACCTGATGTCCAACTCGTGTCCCGATGGAAACACAGACGGCACCAGGTATGATGGAAACACTGGGAGTGgtagaaaagacagaaagaaatcagGCAAAGAGCGCCCCTTTGACTTCGCCGCACACCCCCAGCGCCACGTAGCCCTCAGACTGGCCTACCTGGGGTGGGCCTACCAGGGCTTTGCTGTTCAGGAGAACACGGACAACACGGTGGAGGCCAGACTCTTCGAGGCGCTGCTGAAGACTCGGCTGATTCAGGACAGGCAGAGCTCCAACTACCACCGCTGCGGTCGCACCGATAAAGGAGTCAGTGCTTTTTCCCAA GTCATTACCATCGACTTGCGCTCCACGCAGTTTTGTGGAGGTCTGGGTGTCACCCTCCCTGAGAACGTTGACCTTGGCGCCAAGTCAAAAGCTTCCACCTCTGAGCTTCCGTACGTAAAGATGCTGAACAGAGTTTTGCCACAGGACATTCGGATCTTGGACTGGGCCCCAGTAGCACAAGGTTTCAGCGCCCGCTTCGACTGCCAGTCGCGCACGTACCGCTACTACTTCCCCCGAGGATCGCTGGACGTTGCGTCGATGGCGGAAGCTGCGAAAAG ATATGAGGGGACTCACGACTTTCGCAATCTGTGCAAAATGGACGTGGGGAACGGAGTCCTGCAGTTTGAGAGGACCATTCTGTCGGCCACGGTCGAGCCCGTGCAGCCCCAGCACGAGTCCAGCGCGGACCAGTATGACCTGTTTGTGTTCGAGATCAAAGGATTAGCCTTCCTTTACCACCAG GTACGCTGCATGATGGCAGTGCTTCTTTTGATTGGACAGAAGCTGGAAGCTCCAGAGATAATCGATCAGCTTGTGGATGTTAAGAGTAACCCCAGGAAGCCCCAGTACAG CATGGCGGTGGATTATCCTCTGGTGCTCCACGACTGCCACTTCGAAGGTGTGAGCTGGCAGCTGGAGGCGGACGAGGTGAGCCACGTCCTGTCGTCGCTGCAGCAGCACTGGACTCAGAGCGCAGTCAGGACCCACGTCCTGCACGGGATGATCCGAGGGTTGGAGCAAAGAG GTGGTGCGGCTTCTAACCGTTGCTGGCTGGTGGAAGGCAGCAGGCAGAAAAACTACCGGCCGCTGCTGCAGCGTCCGTGCTGCGAGAGCCTGGAGTCCAGGATAAACCATTTTGTGAAAAGAGGCCGACTGGAGCGGGAGGAAGGGGAGGACGGAGGTGAAACCGTGCACAGAGGCAAAAGATCCAAACACTCCCACAATTCCTCCTGTCCGCCTGATACCTCGGatacaccaaaacaaaatattgatcAGAAGATggaaatttag
- the dcakd gene encoding dephospho-CoA kinase domain-containing protein — translation MYLVGLTGGISSGKSTVSSMLRELGCPIIDADVVARKVVEPDTPAYSRIVYHFGSEILLENGEIDRQKLGQIVFANEVKRRLLNSITHPEIHKAMLKEILLCFLKGYRYVVLDVPLLFETRRLTKFLTHTVVVYCDPATQLQRLMQRDGLTQEQAEQRVAAQMPLNEKRGLASHVVENSGSREDTHRQVLRLHTKLEDSMDFLLVRVIAIAATTGLGGILLYAAKILLS, via the exons ATGTACCTGGTGGGGCTTACAGGAGGCATTTCCTCTGGAAAAAGCACCGTGTCTTCAATGCTGCGGGAGCTCGGCTGCCCCATTATTGACGCTGACGTCGTGGCCAGAAAAG TCGTGGAGCCGGACACCCCCGCCTACTCTCGCATCGTCTACCACTTTGGCTCGGAGATTCTGCTGGAGAACGGGGAGATCGACAGGCAGAAGCTGGGTCAGATCGTCTTCGCCAACGAGGTGAAGCGGAGGCTGCTGAACTCCATCACCCACCCGGAGATTCACAAAGCAATGCTCAAAGAGATCCTTTTATGCTTCCTCAAAG GGTACCGCTACGTGGTCTTGGATGTGCCCCTCCTCTTTGAAACTAGACGGCTCACTAAGTTCCTGACCCACACTGTGGTAGTTTACTG cgACCCTGCGACTCAGCTGCAGCGCCTGATGCAGAGGGACGGCCTGACCCAGGAGCAGGCCGAGCAGCGCGTGGCTGCCCAGATGCCGCTCAACGAGAAGCGCGGCCTGGCCAGCCACGTCGTCGAGAACTCGGGCAGCAGGGAGGACACCCACCGGCAGGTCCTGAGGCTCCACACGAAGCTGGAGGACTCCATGGACTTCCTGTTAGTGAGGGTCATCGCCATCGCCGCCACCACCGGCCTGGGCGGGATACTGCTCTACGCGGCCAAGATCCTCTTGTCCTAA